In the genome of Kitasatospora cathayae, one region contains:
- a CDS encoding LacI family DNA-binding transcriptional regulator, whose amino-acid sequence MQEEPVDRAATLAEIAQEAGVSAPTVSKVLNGRADVAPATRERVEALLQRYGYRRRRGNRQTSPLLELVFHELESAWAVEVIRGVENAVRAEGLSIVLSESAERHGPGQSWVDGVLARRPTGVVLVLSDLDRALREQLARRDIPFVVMDPAGDPGQEVPAVGTTNWDGGLAATRHLLDLGHRRIGLIAGPARMMCSRARADGYRAALDMAGIPYDPELVREGDFHHESGRRLGLELLRLPDRPTAVFAGNDLQALGLYEAARELGLRIPEDLSVVGFDDLPLARWVGPPLTTVRQPLTEMAETATRLVIDLARGVRPGTLRVDLATSLVERSSTAPPRVARAGPAANG is encoded by the coding sequence GTGCAGGAGGAACCCGTGGACAGAGCGGCCACGCTCGCCGAGATCGCGCAGGAGGCCGGGGTCTCCGCGCCGACAGTTTCGAAGGTCCTGAACGGCCGCGCCGACGTCGCCCCGGCCACCCGGGAGCGGGTGGAGGCACTGCTCCAGCGCTACGGCTACCGGCGGCGGCGCGGCAACCGCCAGACGAGCCCGCTGCTGGAACTGGTCTTCCACGAGCTGGAGAGCGCCTGGGCGGTGGAGGTGATCCGGGGCGTCGAGAACGCGGTCCGCGCGGAGGGCCTGAGCATCGTGCTCTCCGAGTCCGCCGAACGGCACGGGCCAGGTCAGTCCTGGGTGGACGGAGTACTCGCCCGCCGCCCCACCGGCGTGGTGCTGGTGCTGTCCGACCTGGACCGCGCGCTGCGCGAGCAACTGGCCCGCCGGGACATCCCGTTCGTGGTGATGGACCCGGCCGGCGATCCCGGCCAGGAGGTGCCCGCCGTCGGCACCACCAACTGGGACGGCGGCCTCGCCGCCACCCGGCACCTGCTCGACCTCGGCCACCGCCGGATCGGCCTGATCGCCGGCCCCGCCCGGATGATGTGCAGCCGGGCCCGGGCCGACGGCTACCGGGCGGCGCTCGACATGGCGGGCATCCCGTACGACCCGGAGCTGGTCCGCGAGGGCGACTTCCACCACGAGTCCGGACGCCGGCTCGGCCTGGAACTGCTACGCCTGCCGGACCGGCCGACCGCCGTGTTCGCCGGGAACGACCTCCAGGCGCTGGGCCTGTACGAGGCCGCCCGCGAACTGGGGCTGCGCATCCCGGAGGACCTCAGCGTGGTCGGCTTCGACGACCTGCCGCTGGCCCGCTGGGTGGGGCCGCCGCTGACCACCGTGCGCCAGCCACTGACCGAGATGGCCGAGACGGCGACCCGCCTGGTGATCGACCTCGCCCGCGGGGTGCGGCCCGGCACGCTCCGGGTGGACCTGGCCACCAGCCTGGTCGAGCGCAGCAGCACCGCCCCGCCGCGCGTGGCCCGCGCCGGCCCGGCCGCGAACGGCTGA
- a CDS encoding beta-xylosidase/alpha-l-arabinosidase — protein MNDHRDPEPAPAWRDTTLTPEARADALIAAMTLREKTAQLVGVWVGADPSGAEVAPHQHEMGPPPDLDSLLPYGLGQLTRPFGTAPVDPALGALSLLRTQQRIVAANRFGIPALAHEECLAGFAAWGATAYPVPLSWGAAFNPGLVRTMAAAIGRDLRSVGVHQGLAPVLDVVRDARWGRVEETIGEDPYLVGTIATAYVQGLESAGVIATLKHFAGYSASRAGRNLAPVSMGPRERADVILPPFEMAVREGRPRSVMPAYTDTDGLPSAADRALLTELLRDTWGFTGTVVADYFGIAFLATLHGVAEDRSDAAGLALAGGVDVELPTVDAFGQPLFDAVVSGSVPERLIGRALRRVLVQKAELGLLDADWNPVPAALADVDPSESAALRGLVDLDRPGNRALAAELAEQAVVLLRNDGLLPLRSPARIALIGPNADEPTAVLGCYSFPVHVGGQHPETPIGIELPTLREALAAEFTGAELRTVLGVTVDGESTAGLAEAVEAARQAEVVVLALGDRAGLFGRGTSGEGCDAESLELPGRQRQLLEAVLDTGTPVVVTLLAGRPYALGRAVTEAAGIVQCFFPGEAGTQALAGVLSGRVNPSGRLPVSVPAHPGVQPSTYLAARLAQAGEVSSTDPTPAYGFGHGLGYSEFSWSGLEVRTAETGTDGAFRLAFELRNTSARAGTEVVQLYLHDPVASVVQPVQRLIGYHRIPLDAGAGCRVELTVPADLASFTGRHGERIVEPGALELRISASSTDPRLTVPLRLTGPVRPLDHTRRLHPTFTVHALPPAATP, from the coding sequence ATGAACGACCACCGCGACCCCGAGCCCGCGCCCGCGTGGCGCGACACCACGCTCACCCCGGAGGCCCGGGCCGACGCCCTGATCGCCGCGATGACCCTGCGGGAGAAGACCGCCCAACTGGTCGGCGTCTGGGTCGGCGCCGACCCGAGCGGCGCCGAAGTCGCCCCGCACCAGCACGAGATGGGGCCGCCACCCGACCTCGACAGCCTCCTGCCGTACGGGCTCGGGCAGTTGACCCGGCCGTTCGGCACCGCCCCGGTCGACCCGGCGCTCGGCGCGCTCTCGCTGCTGCGCACCCAGCAGCGGATCGTCGCCGCCAACCGCTTCGGCATTCCCGCGCTGGCCCACGAGGAGTGCCTGGCCGGCTTCGCCGCCTGGGGAGCCACCGCGTACCCCGTGCCGCTGTCCTGGGGCGCCGCCTTCAACCCGGGGCTGGTCCGGACGATGGCCGCCGCCATCGGCCGCGACCTGCGGTCCGTCGGCGTGCACCAGGGCCTGGCCCCGGTGCTCGACGTGGTCCGCGACGCCCGCTGGGGGCGGGTCGAGGAGACCATCGGCGAGGACCCGTACCTGGTCGGCACCATCGCCACCGCCTACGTCCAGGGCCTGGAGTCGGCCGGGGTCATCGCCACCCTCAAGCACTTCGCCGGGTACTCCGCCTCCCGGGCCGGACGCAACCTCGCGCCCGTGTCGATGGGCCCGCGCGAACGCGCCGACGTCATCCTGCCGCCCTTCGAGATGGCCGTTCGCGAAGGCCGGCCCCGCTCGGTCATGCCCGCCTACACCGACACCGACGGCCTCCCCTCCGCCGCCGACCGGGCCCTGCTCACCGAACTGCTCCGGGACACCTGGGGGTTCACCGGCACGGTCGTCGCCGACTACTTCGGCATCGCCTTCCTCGCCACCCTGCACGGCGTGGCCGAGGACCGCTCCGACGCCGCCGGGCTCGCCCTGGCCGGGGGAGTAGACGTCGAGCTGCCGACCGTCGACGCCTTCGGACAGCCGCTGTTCGACGCGGTCGTCTCGGGCAGTGTCCCGGAGCGGCTGATCGGCCGGGCGCTGCGCCGAGTCCTCGTGCAGAAGGCCGAACTCGGGCTGCTGGACGCCGACTGGAACCCGGTGCCGGCCGCCCTCGCCGACGTCGACCCGAGCGAATCGGCCGCGCTGCGCGGTCTGGTCGACCTGGACCGGCCCGGCAACCGCGCGCTCGCCGCCGAGCTCGCCGAGCAGGCCGTGGTGCTGCTGCGCAACGACGGACTGCTGCCGCTGCGCAGCCCCGCCCGGATCGCGCTGATCGGCCCGAACGCGGACGAACCCACCGCCGTGCTCGGCTGCTACTCCTTCCCGGTGCACGTCGGCGGACAGCACCCCGAAACCCCGATCGGCATCGAACTCCCCACGCTCCGCGAGGCGTTGGCGGCCGAGTTCACAGGCGCCGAGCTGCGCACGGTGCTCGGCGTGACGGTCGACGGCGAGTCCACCGCCGGCCTCGCCGAGGCGGTCGAGGCCGCCCGGCAGGCCGAGGTGGTGGTGCTCGCCCTCGGCGACCGGGCCGGGCTGTTCGGGCGCGGCACCAGCGGTGAGGGATGCGACGCCGAGTCGCTCGAACTGCCTGGAAGACAGCGACAGTTGCTGGAAGCGGTGCTGGACACCGGGACGCCCGTGGTGGTCACCCTGCTGGCCGGGCGGCCGTACGCGCTCGGGCGTGCCGTCACCGAGGCGGCCGGGATCGTCCAGTGCTTCTTCCCCGGCGAGGCCGGGACGCAGGCGCTCGCCGGCGTGCTCAGCGGGCGGGTCAACCCGTCCGGACGCCTGCCCGTCTCCGTCCCCGCCCACCCCGGGGTCCAGCCCTCCACCTACCTGGCCGCGCGGCTGGCCCAGGCCGGCGAGGTCTCCAGCACCGACCCGACACCGGCCTACGGCTTCGGACACGGGCTCGGCTACAGCGAGTTCAGCTGGTCCGGGCTGGAGGTGCGGACCGCCGAGACCGGCACCGACGGCGCGTTCCGGCTGGCCTTCGAGCTGCGCAACACCAGCGCGCGGGCGGGCACCGAGGTGGTGCAGCTCTACCTCCACGACCCGGTGGCCTCCGTCGTCCAGCCGGTGCAGCGGCTGATCGGCTACCACCGGATCCCGCTGGACGCCGGAGCGGGCTGCCGGGTGGAGCTGACCGTCCCCGCCGACCTGGCCTCCTTCACCGGCCGCCACGGCGAGCGGATCGTCGAACCCGGCGCCCTGGAACTGCGGATCTCCGCCTCCAGCACCGACCCCCGGCTCACCGTGCCGCTGCGCCTCACCGGCCCGGTCCGCCCACTCGACCACACCCGCCGACTGCACCCGACCTTCACCGTCCACGCGCTCCCGCCAGCCGCTACCCCGTAA
- a CDS encoding carbohydrate ABC transporter permease: MRRRPNVLAGFGSLVWLVLVGLPLYVLLIATFRTRADYSTEGPLSLPKHWTLQNYLTDLSTGFGQDFLNTLTVTAGVVAIVLLVVPPLAYAIVRARGRATGWVFRLFLLGLAIPAQAVIVPMFFVISKTGLYDHLLGVILPTAAFCLPVCTLVLTGAMRDISPELYEAMAMDGASPARMFRQLVLPLSKGGLSSITVFAALQAWNGFLFPLILTQSDSTKVITLGLYDFQTEHGVDVPGLLSAVVLSMLPVFVVYLFARRALVQGLTGVGGK, translated from the coding sequence ATGCGACGACGCCCCAACGTCCTGGCCGGGTTCGGCTCCCTGGTGTGGCTGGTGCTGGTCGGCCTGCCGCTGTACGTGCTGCTGATCGCCACCTTCCGCACCCGTGCCGACTACTCCACCGAGGGCCCGCTGAGCCTGCCCAAGCACTGGACCCTGCAGAACTACCTGACCGACCTCTCGACCGGCTTCGGCCAGGACTTCCTCAACACCCTGACCGTCACCGCCGGCGTGGTCGCCATCGTGCTGCTGGTCGTCCCGCCGCTCGCCTACGCCATCGTGCGCGCCCGCGGCCGGGCGACCGGCTGGGTGTTCCGGCTGTTCCTGCTGGGCCTGGCGATCCCCGCCCAGGCGGTGATCGTGCCGATGTTCTTCGTCATCAGCAAGACCGGCCTGTACGACCACCTGCTCGGCGTCATCCTGCCGACCGCGGCCTTCTGCCTGCCGGTCTGCACCCTGGTGCTGACCGGTGCGATGCGCGACATCAGCCCCGAGCTGTACGAGGCGATGGCGATGGACGGCGCCTCCCCGGCGCGGATGTTCCGCCAACTGGTGCTCCCGCTGTCCAAGGGCGGACTGTCCTCGATCACGGTCTTCGCCGCCCTCCAGGCCTGGAACGGCTTCCTCTTCCCGCTGATCCTCACCCAGTCCGACTCCACCAAGGTCATCACCCTCGGCCTGTACGACTTCCAGACCGAGCACGGCGTGGACGTGCCCGGACTCCTCAGCGCCGTGGTGCTGTCCATGCTCCCCGTCTTCGTCGTCTACCTGTTCGCCCGCCGCGCCCTGGTCCAGGGCCTGACGGGGGTGGGAGGAAAATGA
- a CDS encoding endo-1,4-beta-xylanase has protein sequence MPIRNVLIGMHRAWTAVLVLALVLATGALAATTPAAAADNTLKAAAEAKGRYFGTAIERGDLGVSGEIAVAGAQFDMLTPANEMKWDTVEPSRGSYNFGPGDQLVQFARSKGMRVRGHNLVWQNQLPSWVSNLPLDQVRSAMEAHITAEATHYKGQVYAWDVINEPFNGDGSFVPDVFYRAMGSGYFADALRTAHAADPGAKLYINDYGIEGGNAKSDALYRLAQSLLAQGVPLGGIGFESHFILGQVPSDMQANMQRFANLGLDVAVTELDDRIQLPASGAALQQQGTDYAAVARDCLAVSRCVGVSQWGVDDAHSWIPGTFPGTGAATMYDGNDQPKPSYYAALSALGGSSSGGGGGTTGELHAVGAGKCLDVPNASTTAGTPVQIYACWGGSNQTWTHTSDDQLTVYDGGSRLCLDASGQGAVNGTKVVVWSCNGQANQQWHLNADGSVTGVQSGLCLDVSGASTADGALTQLWTCSGGSNQRWTLG, from the coding sequence ATGCCCATTCGAAATGTCCTGATCGGAATGCACCGCGCCTGGACCGCCGTACTGGTCCTGGCACTGGTGCTCGCGACCGGCGCGCTGGCCGCGACGACCCCGGCCGCGGCGGCCGACAACACGTTGAAGGCGGCGGCGGAAGCCAAAGGCCGTTACTTCGGCACCGCAATTGAGCGCGGCGACCTCGGCGTCAGTGGTGAGATCGCCGTCGCCGGGGCGCAGTTCGACATGCTGACCCCGGCCAACGAGATGAAGTGGGACACCGTCGAACCGTCCCGCGGCTCGTACAACTTCGGGCCGGGCGACCAACTCGTGCAGTTCGCCCGGTCGAAGGGCATGCGGGTACGCGGCCACAACCTGGTGTGGCAGAACCAGCTCCCGTCCTGGGTCTCGAACCTGCCGCTGGACCAGGTCCGCTCCGCGATGGAGGCGCACATCACGGCCGAGGCCACCCACTACAAGGGCCAGGTCTACGCCTGGGACGTGATCAACGAGCCCTTCAACGGCGACGGCTCCTTCGTCCCGGACGTGTTCTACCGGGCGATGGGATCCGGCTACTTCGCCGACGCGCTGCGCACCGCGCACGCCGCCGACCCGGGCGCCAAGCTCTACATCAACGACTACGGCATCGAGGGTGGGAACGCGAAGAGCGACGCCCTCTACCGCCTGGCCCAGTCGCTGCTCGCCCAGGGGGTGCCGCTGGGCGGCATCGGTTTCGAGAGCCACTTCATCCTCGGGCAGGTCCCCTCCGACATGCAGGCCAACATGCAGAGGTTCGCGAACCTGGGCCTGGACGTGGCCGTCACCGAACTGGACGACCGGATCCAGCTCCCCGCCTCCGGCGCCGCGCTGCAGCAGCAGGGCACCGACTACGCCGCCGTGGCCCGGGACTGCCTGGCCGTCTCCCGCTGCGTGGGCGTCAGCCAGTGGGGCGTGGACGACGCCCACTCCTGGATCCCCGGCACCTTCCCCGGGACCGGCGCGGCAACCATGTACGACGGCAACGACCAGCCCAAGCCGTCCTACTACGCGGCGCTCTCCGCCCTCGGCGGTTCGAGCTCCGGCGGTGGCGGTGGCACCACGGGAGAGTTGCACGCGGTCGGTGCCGGCAAGTGCCTGGACGTGCCGAACGCCTCGACCACGGCGGGCACCCCGGTGCAGATCTACGCCTGCTGGGGCGGCTCCAACCAGACCTGGACCCACACCTCGGACGACCAGTTGACCGTCTACGACGGCGGCAGCCGGCTGTGCCTGGACGCCTCCGGGCAGGGCGCCGTCAACGGCACCAAGGTGGTCGTCTGGTCGTGCAACGGCCAGGCCAACCAGCAGTGGCACCTCAACGCGGACGGCAGCGTCACCGGCGTCCAGTCCGGCCTGTGCCTGGACGTGTCCGGTGCCTCCACCGCCGACGGCGCCCTGACCCAGCTGTGGACCTGCAGTGGCGGCAGCAACCAGCGGTGGACGCTGGGCTGA
- a CDS encoding ABC transporter substrate-binding protein, whose translation MRSRLAAVTAVTALVLGTSAACSSGDSSSDAGAGTIHVLVYGDAGNKVEKQIVETFNRTSKVKAVLDTIPGADYQQKLQTVINSSRAPDIFFNWGGGSIQSFVKADLLLPLDGFIAEDPGLKNNFLPSVFNSAVIDKKAYGIPMRGTQPVLLFHNKKVLADAGLTPPKTWDELLATTKALKAKGITPISLGGGDQWPTLMWFEYLYDRIAGPGLFQRALGGDKEAWASEDSRKALTTLKQLVDAGAFGSNFDSVKFTDGGSPALVAKGKAAFELMGSWYYSTQQDANPDFAKSGLGYTGFPALSGGKGDPADVVGNTNNFYSVLKKTKHPVEVAAFLKLMYSEEFVKAQLAIGNLPTTTNTPDHFDLSASPAYSKDQYQLVKDAPSFQLSWDQAYPPSAMTPMHTAIQQFFNGGLDADGFIKAMQALPTS comes from the coding sequence ATGCGATCCAGACTCGCCGCGGTCACCGCGGTCACCGCACTCGTCCTGGGGACGTCCGCCGCCTGCAGCTCCGGCGACTCCTCCTCCGACGCCGGAGCCGGAACGATCCACGTGCTGGTCTACGGCGACGCCGGCAACAAGGTCGAGAAGCAGATCGTCGAGACGTTCAACCGGACCTCCAAGGTCAAGGCGGTGCTCGACACCATCCCCGGAGCGGACTACCAGCAGAAGCTGCAGACCGTGATCAACAGCTCTCGGGCCCCCGACATCTTCTTCAACTGGGGCGGCGGCTCCATCCAGTCGTTCGTCAAGGCGGACCTGCTGCTGCCGCTGGACGGCTTCATCGCCGAGGACCCGGGCCTGAAGAACAACTTCCTGCCCTCCGTCTTCAACTCGGCGGTGATCGACAAAAAGGCGTACGGGATACCGATGCGCGGCACCCAGCCGGTGCTGCTGTTCCACAACAAGAAGGTGCTCGCGGACGCCGGACTCACCCCACCGAAGACCTGGGACGAGCTCCTCGCCACCACCAAGGCCCTGAAGGCCAAAGGCATCACCCCGATCTCCCTCGGCGGCGGCGACCAGTGGCCCACCCTGATGTGGTTCGAGTACCTCTACGACCGGATCGCCGGCCCCGGGCTGTTCCAGCGGGCGCTCGGTGGCGACAAGGAGGCCTGGGCGAGCGAGGATAGCCGCAAGGCGCTGACCACCCTCAAGCAACTGGTCGACGCCGGGGCCTTCGGGAGCAACTTCGACTCCGTCAAGTTCACCGACGGCGGCTCCCCGGCCCTGGTCGCCAAGGGCAAGGCCGCCTTCGAGCTGATGGGCTCCTGGTACTACTCCACCCAGCAGGACGCCAACCCGGACTTCGCCAAGTCCGGCCTCGGCTACACCGGCTTCCCCGCCCTGAGCGGCGGCAAGGGCGACCCGGCCGACGTCGTAGGCAACACCAACAACTTCTACTCCGTACTCAAGAAGACCAAGCACCCGGTGGAAGTCGCGGCCTTCCTCAAACTGATGTACTCCGAGGAGTTCGTGAAGGCCCAGCTGGCCATCGGCAACCTGCCGACCACCACCAACACCCCCGACCACTTCGACCTCTCCGCCAGCCCTGCCTACTCCAAGGACCAGTACCAACTGGTCAAGGACGCCCCCTCGTTCCAGCTCTCCTGGGACCAGGCCTACCCGCCGAGCGCCATGACCCCGATGCACACCGCGATCCAGCAGTTCTTCAACGGCGGACTCGACGCAGACGGCTTCATCAAGGCCATGCAGGCCTTGCCGACGTCATGA
- a CDS encoding carbohydrate ABC transporter permease: MTRATGRGAVATRPGLVWAVPAAVFFGMFALTPLLLVAVLSFTSWDGIGDPHFNGLDNWTALFHDPVMLQSVWTTLLLTALGVVTQTPVSILIGVWAAGKQRNRAVLSAVYFVPLLLSATAVSVVWRAVLDPNFGVPAQLTWLFGDGNLLGTKSGAIGVLTFVGVWQFTPLHALIYQGGARAIPQVLYQAAAVDGAGRVRQFLHITLPQLRNTVITSVILMVVGGLTTFDTVLILTQGGPGTDTTVTSYYMYQKAFKSFDFGTGSAIALVLVVVATLISLAVVRLSGYDRMRGTAEGL, encoded by the coding sequence ATGACGCGCGCCACCGGGCGCGGCGCGGTGGCCACCCGTCCGGGACTCGTCTGGGCGGTGCCCGCCGCGGTGTTCTTCGGGATGTTCGCGCTCACACCGCTGCTGCTGGTCGCCGTGCTCTCCTTCACCAGCTGGGACGGCATCGGCGACCCGCACTTCAACGGCCTGGACAACTGGACCGCCCTGTTCCACGACCCGGTGATGCTCCAGTCCGTCTGGACCACCCTGCTGCTCACCGCCCTGGGCGTGGTGACCCAGACGCCGGTCAGCATCCTGATCGGCGTCTGGGCCGCCGGGAAGCAGCGCAACCGGGCCGTGCTCTCGGCCGTCTACTTCGTGCCGCTGCTGCTCTCCGCGACCGCCGTCTCGGTGGTGTGGCGGGCTGTCCTCGACCCCAACTTCGGCGTACCGGCCCAGCTCACCTGGCTGTTCGGCGACGGCAACCTGCTCGGCACCAAGAGCGGGGCGATCGGGGTGCTGACCTTCGTCGGCGTCTGGCAGTTCACCCCGCTGCACGCGCTGATCTACCAGGGCGGCGCCCGGGCCATCCCCCAGGTGCTCTACCAGGCCGCGGCCGTCGACGGGGCGGGCCGGGTGCGGCAGTTCCTCCACATCACCCTGCCGCAACTGCGCAACACCGTCATCACCTCGGTGATCCTGATGGTGGTCGGCGGCCTGACCACCTTCGACACGGTGCTGATCCTCACCCAGGGCGGTCCCGGCACGGACACCACCGTCACCTCCTACTACATGTACCAGAAGGCCTTCAAGAGCTTCGACTTCGGCACCGGCTCGGCCATCGCGCTGGTCCTCGTGGTGGTCGCCACCCTGATCTCGCTCGCGGTGGTCCGGCTCTCCGGCTACGACCGGATGCGCGGCACGGCGGAGGGCCTGTGA
- a CDS encoding extracellular catalytic domain type 1 short-chain-length polyhydroxyalkanoate depolymerase produces MLRSRHLKSRLLAALLAIGAALGANLAAAPQAGAASLTQVTNFGNNPTGLQMYVHVPNRVKAHPSVLLALHGCQGSGPYLYASTDFGALADRYGFVVIYPSTNPGGSCWDVSSDQALRRGGGSDPVGLMSMVTYVEQHYNGNRDAVYVTGESSGGMMTNVMLADYPDVFKAGAAFMGVPYHCFYTGTTRGWNGPCAGGQVSMTPQQWGDLVRRADPGYTGPRPRVQLWHGTTDPILNHRDLGEETKQWTNVLGVGQNPSSTDIPAANWNRSRYTDRSGKTQVESYSIAGAGHELPVKGTQMAAYAIHFMGLDGTSPTRAS; encoded by the coding sequence ATGCTGCGCTCCCGGCACTTGAAGTCCCGCCTGCTCGCCGCACTCCTGGCCATCGGCGCCGCGTTAGGGGCGAACCTGGCCGCCGCGCCCCAGGCCGGCGCCGCCTCGTTGACCCAGGTCACGAACTTCGGCAACAACCCGACCGGCCTGCAGATGTACGTGCACGTACCCAACCGCGTCAAGGCGCACCCGTCGGTGCTGCTGGCGCTGCACGGCTGCCAGGGCTCCGGGCCCTACCTGTACGCCAGCACCGACTTCGGAGCGCTGGCCGACCGGTACGGCTTCGTCGTCATCTACCCCTCGACCAACCCCGGCGGCAGCTGCTGGGACGTCTCCTCCGACCAGGCGCTGCGGCGGGGCGGCGGCAGTGACCCGGTCGGACTGATGTCGATGGTCACGTACGTCGAGCAGCACTACAACGGGAACCGCGACGCCGTGTACGTCACCGGCGAGTCCTCGGGCGGGATGATGACGAACGTCATGCTCGCGGACTACCCGGACGTGTTCAAGGCGGGCGCGGCGTTCATGGGCGTGCCCTACCACTGCTTCTACACGGGCACCACGCGCGGCTGGAACGGCCCCTGCGCCGGGGGCCAGGTCTCCATGACCCCGCAGCAGTGGGGCGACCTGGTGCGCCGTGCCGATCCCGGCTACACCGGGCCTCGGCCCCGCGTGCAGCTGTGGCACGGCACCACCGACCCGATCCTGAACCACCGCGACCTCGGCGAGGAGACCAAGCAGTGGACGAACGTCCTCGGGGTGGGCCAGAACCCGTCGTCCACTGACATCCCGGCCGCCAACTGGAACCGGAGCCGGTACACCGACCGCTCCGGCAAGACGCAGGTCGAGTCCTACAGCATCGCCGGTGCCGGGCACGAACTTCCGGTCAAGGGAACGCAGATGGCCGCCTACGCCATCCACTTCATGGGCCTGGACGGCACCAGCCCCACCCGCGCCTCCTGA